Proteins from a genomic interval of Deinococcota bacterium:
- the odhB gene encoding 2-oxoglutarate dehydrogenase complex dihydrolipoyllysine-residue succinyltransferase, whose product MPVELKVPTVGESITEVEIGQWLKAEGDSVEKDEPLVEIETDKATVEVPAPSAGVLGKILKRAGEPAEVGEVIGHLEAGGAAAGKPEAKPKAQGTQESEAKGVEAERQEAAEASPAKTSPAETGEDAGEDQSAARPAGQQGGETRVMPAAQRLLAERGLQAAEVEATGPGGRLLKEDVLHHGKEQVVEEAPVRAPEPQPSQPSQPSPSSREEEAVPMSPLRRKIAERLVEAQANAALLTTFNEIDMSEVMALRGGYKDAFQEKYGVKLGFMSFFIKAAIDALKLIPQINAEIRGRDIVYKNYYDVGVAVGSGKGLVVPVLRDAQLMSFAEIEMAIADFARRARDNKLKPEELSGGTFTISNGGVYGSLLSTPIVNPPQSGVLGLHAINERPIAVSGEVVVRPMMYIALTYDHRIVDGREAVTFLKRIKEVMEKPSRMLLEV is encoded by the coding sequence ATGCCCGTTGAACTGAAGGTGCCCACCGTCGGCGAGTCGATCACCGAGGTCGAGATCGGCCAGTGGCTCAAGGCCGAGGGCGACAGCGTCGAAAAGGACGAGCCCTTAGTCGAGATCGAGACTGACAAGGCCACCGTCGAGGTGCCCGCGCCCAGCGCGGGCGTGCTCGGCAAGATCCTCAAAAGGGCCGGCGAGCCTGCCGAGGTCGGCGAGGTGATAGGCCACCTCGAGGCGGGCGGCGCGGCCGCGGGCAAGCCCGAAGCTAAACCAAAGGCGCAAGGGACCCAAGAGAGCGAAGCGAAAGGCGTCGAGGCCGAGCGCCAGGAGGCCGCCGAGGCCTCGCCCGCCAAGACCTCTCCCGCCGAGACTGGAGAGGATGCCGGAGAGGACCAGAGTGCGGCCAGACCGGCCGGGCAGCAGGGCGGCGAGACCCGGGTCATGCCCGCCGCCCAGCGTCTCCTCGCCGAGCGGGGCTTACAGGCCGCCGAGGTCGAGGCTACCGGCCCCGGCGGCCGCCTGCTCAAGGAGGACGTGCTCCACCACGGCAAGGAGCAGGTGGTGGAGGAGGCGCCCGTGCGGGCGCCCGAACCGCAGCCGTCGCAGCCGTCGCAGCCGTCACCCTCTAGCCGCGAAGAGGAAGCCGTGCCCATGAGCCCCTTGCGCCGCAAGATCGCCGAGCGGCTCGTCGAGGCGCAGGCCAACGCTGCCCTCTTGACCACCTTCAACGAGATCGACATGTCCGAGGTCATGGCCCTGCGCGGCGGGTACAAGGACGCCTTCCAGGAGAAGTACGGGGTCAAACTGGGCTTCATGTCCTTTTTCATCAAGGCGGCCATCGACGCGCTTAAGCTCATCCCCCAGATCAACGCCGAGATCCGCGGGCGCGACATCGTCTACAAAAACTACTACGACGTCGGCGTCGCGGTAGGTTCCGGCAAGGGTCTGGTGGTGCCGGTCCTTCGTGACGCCCAGCTCATGAGCTTCGCCGAGATAGAAATGGCCATCGCCGACTTCGCTCGCCGCGCCCGTGACAACAAGCTCAAGCCCGAGGAACTGTCGGGTGGCACCTTCACCATCAGTAATGGCGGCGTCTACGGCTCCCTGCTGTCAACGCCCATCGTCAACCCGCCGCAGTCGGGCGTCTTGGGCCTGCACGCCATCAACGAGCGGCCCATCGCCGTTAGCGGTGAGGTCGTCGTGAGGCCGATGATGTATATCGCCCTCACCTACGACCACCGCATCGTCGACGGGCGCGAGGCGGTCACTTTCCTAAAGCGCATCAAGGAGGTGATGGAGAAGCCGTCTCGGATGCTCTTGGAGGTATAG
- a CDS encoding histidine phosphatase family protein, whose product MRQLTLIRHGLTAWNSSRRFQGHSDVPLSAEGRAQTRALAKRLKTEGVTAVYSSPLRRAAETARVLFPEREILFDDRLKELDFGVFEARTLEENLLHPEWAHWYGDPFGRAAPGGESYRELRERVVAWLGDLQEEGYIVAVAHSGTIQMLLAHVLGIEYPRWRKRFYLRHSSVSRVLFNEGDAVIERVNDTRHLRSESGDPFDD is encoded by the coding sequence ATGCGTCAGCTCACCCTCATCCGTCACGGCCTCACCGCCTGGAACAGCTCTCGCCGCTTTCAGGGACACAGCGACGTACCGCTCTCGGCCGAAGGCAGGGCGCAGACGCGGGCGCTGGCCAAGCGCCTCAAGACCGAGGGCGTCACGGCGGTGTACTCGAGCCCGCTCCGGCGCGCCGCCGAGACCGCTCGGGTGCTCTTTCCGGAGCGTGAGATTCTCTTCGACGACCGGCTCAAGGAGCTCGACTTCGGCGTCTTCGAGGCGAGGACGCTCGAGGAGAACCTGCTTCACCCCGAGTGGGCGCACTGGTACGGCGACCCCTTCGGCCGCGCCGCGCCCGGCGGCGAGTCCTACCGCGAGCTCCGCGAGCGGGTGGTGGCCTGGCTCGGCGACCTGCAGGAGGAGGGCTACATCGTCGCCGTCGCGCACTCCGGGACGATCCAGATGCTTCTCGCCCATGTTCTCGGCATCGAGTACCCGCGCTGGCGCAAGCGCTTCTACCTCAGGCACAGCAGCGTCAGCCGCGTTCTCTTCAACGAGGGCGACGCCGTCATCGAGCGCGTCAACGACACCCGGCATCTGCGCAGCGAGAGCGGCGATCCCTTCGACGATTAG
- a CDS encoding ABC transporter ATP-binding protein, which produces MNILEVRELKKGYRSRGQSVEAVRGVSLELASGNILAFLGPNGAGKTTTIKMIAGLIVPDSGTVRIAGQDPHRNPWALKHVGAVLEGNRNVYWRLTPQENLSYFGMLKGLSAAEAGRRGLVLLERFGLADKGRALVQTLSRGMQQKLALAVALIHHPKLLLLDEPTLGLDVEAAENVKAMIRQVADDGQAVLLTTHQLEVAQKISDRVAILRQGEVVVAAPTQELLQRYSGDSYTILVTDAPDAARAQRLTAAGAAVTETTIVYSGDAPGLYHVLTLLEPIPLVSVTRDQADLTAIFLDLVREKTHA; this is translated from the coding sequence ATGAACATTTTAGAGGTCCGTGAGCTAAAGAAGGGCTACCGGTCGCGCGGCCAAAGCGTAGAGGCAGTGCGCGGCGTCTCCCTCGAGCTGGCCTCCGGCAACATTCTGGCGTTTTTGGGACCGAACGGGGCGGGCAAAACCACGACGATCAAGATGATTGCCGGGCTCATCGTCCCTGACAGCGGCACGGTGCGTATCGCTGGGCAAGACCCACACCGCAACCCTTGGGCGCTAAAACACGTGGGGGCGGTGCTGGAAGGCAACCGCAACGTCTACTGGCGGCTCACCCCACAAGAAAATCTCAGCTACTTCGGCATGCTCAAAGGGCTGAGCGCGGCGGAGGCAGGGCGGCGCGGTCTCGTCTTGCTCGAGCGTTTTGGGCTCGCGGACAAAGGGCGCGCTCTGGTGCAGACGCTGTCTCGCGGGATGCAGCAGAAGTTGGCGCTCGCCGTCGCCCTCATTCACCATCCCAAACTGCTCCTTTTGGACGAGCCTACCCTAGGGCTGGACGTCGAGGCGGCGGAAAACGTCAAGGCGATGATTCGCCAGGTCGCCGACGACGGGCAGGCGGTTCTCCTGACCACGCACCAGCTCGAGGTCGCCCAGAAGATTTCGGATCGCGTCGCCATCCTTCGCCAAGGCGAGGTCGTCGTCGCGGCGCCGACTCAGGAGTTGTTACAGAGGTACTCCGGCGACAGCTACACCATCCTGGTCACCGATGCGCCGGACGCGGCTCGAGCCCAGCGCCTGACCGCGGCCGGCGCGGCCGTCACCGAAACGACCATCGTCTACTCGGGCGACGCCCCAGGGCTCTACCACGTGCTCACGCTCTTGGAACCTATCCCGCTCGTCTCAGTGACGCGCGACCAAGCCGACCTGACGGCTATCTTTTTAGACCTCGTCCGGGAGAAAACTCATGCTTAA
- a CDS encoding sulfotransferase: MGHLTATQSKSTLKKTFKKYLVYHHLLRPSKVKGRFVILMHPRSGSTLLNDLLNSHPQIYCEGEVFNTDTKLFLPSRYLEARSIQAQKPVYGCKMTTWQLRTKQKLKNSQRFMSDLYRGGWKIMYLKRQNILRQALSIMVLEHRQALGHPKAFQHDPSQGPLKLNKLHVDPKDLIRRLEGRERELQEAQQLLSATPHLSLVYEEDLLTPENHQRTANRVFEYLDLSPTTVKTRLAKIGKDKLADMIGNYDEVTAALMGTKYADMLSAR, encoded by the coding sequence ATGGGACATCTCACCGCAACGCAATCAAAGTCGACTCTCAAAAAAACTTTCAAAAAATACCTCGTATACCACCACCTGCTGCGACCTTCGAAGGTCAAGGGACGCTTCGTCATCCTCATGCACCCCCGATCGGGCTCAACGCTGCTCAACGACCTGCTGAATTCCCACCCCCAGATATACTGCGAGGGCGAAGTCTTCAACACCGATACCAAGCTTTTCCTACCTAGCAGATATCTGGAGGCACGCAGCATCCAAGCGCAAAAGCCCGTCTATGGCTGCAAGATGACGACGTGGCAGCTCCGCACGAAACAAAAGCTCAAAAACTCGCAACGCTTTATGAGCGACCTTTACCGGGGTGGCTGGAAAATCATGTATCTCAAGCGGCAAAACATCTTGCGCCAGGCCCTCTCCATTATGGTGCTCGAGCATCGCCAGGCACTGGGGCATCCAAAGGCCTTCCAGCATGATCCAAGCCAAGGTCCACTAAAACTGAACAAGCTGCACGTCGATCCGAAGGATTTGATTCGCCGTCTCGAGGGGCGTGAGCGCGAGCTGCAAGAGGCCCAGCAGCTCCTGAGCGCTACCCCACACCTCTCGCTTGTCTACGAAGAGGATCTGCTGACACCGGAAAACCATCAACGCACCGCCAACCGGGTGTTTGAGTATCTGGACCTCTCGCCAACAACCGTCAAGACACGCCTGGCTAAAATCGGCAAGGACAAGCTCGCCGACATGATTGGCAACTACGATGAGGTGACAGCGGCCCTCATGGGCACGAAATATGCCGACATGCTCTCCGCCAGGTGA
- a CDS encoding segregation/condensation protein A, which translates to MTATGEGVRESFLVRAEAFSGSLAELARALRAGRLAPSDIDVLALVRQFLGYFGRVSAHDLELASEALPQLARVIELKVRLLLPRPKLEAEEEADLAETLESIDMLAELEEAIRFLRLRREERRLVLPVGLPRPPYAREEPAIRLPLSRLAELAGRYRAASYFELAVERVTLAAAMRGIVEGLTSLKQRFLGELSPSGWLSAGVHFAAMLELVKEGRVRAVQEEPFGPIALELLEARRDQEAA; encoded by the coding sequence GTGACGGCAACCGGAGAGGGCGTTCGGGAGAGTTTTCTCGTCCGGGCCGAGGCCTTTAGCGGCAGCCTGGCCGAGTTGGCGCGGGCGCTGCGCGCAGGGCGGCTGGCGCCCAGCGATATCGACGTGCTCGCTCTCGTCCGGCAGTTTCTCGGCTACTTTGGGCGCGTCTCGGCGCATGACCTCGAGCTCGCCAGCGAGGCCCTGCCGCAGCTCGCGCGGGTGATCGAGCTCAAGGTGAGGCTGCTCCTGCCCCGGCCCAAGCTCGAGGCGGAAGAGGAGGCGGACTTGGCGGAGACCCTGGAGAGCATCGACATGCTCGCCGAGCTCGAGGAGGCCATTCGCTTCCTGCGCCTGCGCCGCGAGGAGCGCCGCCTGGTCCTGCCGGTGGGGCTGCCGCGCCCCCCCTACGCCCGCGAGGAGCCCGCCATCCGCCTGCCCCTGTCGCGCCTCGCCGAGCTGGCCGGCCGCTACCGCGCCGCAAGCTACTTCGAATTGGCCGTCGAGCGCGTGACCCTCGCCGCGGCGATGCGCGGGATTGTGGAGGGTCTGACGTCCCTGAAGCAACGGTTTTTGGGAGAGCTCAGTCCGTCGGGTTGGCTCAGCGCCGGCGTCCACTTCGCGGCCATGCTCGAGCTCGTCAAGGAGGGCAGAGTCCGGGCCGTGCAAGAGGAGCCTTTCGGCCCCATCGCGCTGGAACTGCTCGAGGCCCGACGAGACCAGGAGGCGGCCTGA
- a CDS encoding ABC transporter permease: MLKLLHAELKRSWTLQFRYFGNTLGSLISVTIVFYALFLGTRYMAGPTAQFGERLDAIVVGYILWALLLTIIVGVATDLQDEAQTGTLEQVFLSPFGPIRVFLLRAVANLLWNLASTFAILLAIMLLTGARLTFSISVLPPFAAMLLGAYGIAFMFGALALLLKRMHQLVNLFMFALLFVFMTSFETLPQPLAILGYLLPMAPSVSLLRELLARDLVSDPVVLTIAFANGLIYCFIGLLLFRQASLKIRKLGLLVGY; this comes from the coding sequence ATGCTTAAGCTGCTACACGCCGAACTGAAACGGAGTTGGACCTTGCAGTTCCGCTACTTCGGTAACACGCTTGGTAGCCTCATCAGCGTTACCATCGTCTTCTACGCGCTCTTTTTGGGCACGCGCTACATGGCAGGCCCGACCGCGCAGTTTGGCGAGCGGCTCGACGCGATTGTGGTCGGTTACATTCTGTGGGCCCTGCTGCTGACCATCATCGTCGGCGTTGCTACCGACCTACAAGACGAGGCGCAAACGGGCACGCTCGAGCAAGTCTTTCTATCACCGTTCGGACCGATAAGGGTCTTTTTGCTCAGAGCCGTCGCCAATTTGCTCTGGAACCTGGCGAGCACCTTTGCCATCTTGCTCGCCATCATGTTGCTCACGGGCGCCCGTCTCACCTTTTCCATCAGCGTATTACCGCCTTTTGCAGCAATGCTCCTGGGCGCTTATGGGATTGCCTTTATGTTCGGCGCGCTCGCGTTGCTTTTAAAACGCATGCACCAACTCGTGAATTTGTTTATGTTCGCTCTGCTCTTTGTCTTCATGACCTCCTTTGAAACCCTGCCGCAGCCGCTAGCGATCCTCGGTTATCTCCTGCCTATGGCGCCGAGCGTAAGCTTGCTGCGCGAGCTCCTAGCAAGAGACCTGGTCTCAGACCCTGTGGTATTGACAATCGCGTTTGCCAATGGTCTGATTTACTGCTTTATCGGGCTCTTGCTGTTTCGACAAGCCAGCCTTAAGATCAGAAAGTTGGGGCTGTTGGTGGGGTATTAG
- a CDS encoding 2-oxoglutarate dehydrogenase E1 component: MSLGFVEALYAQYLDDPAGVEPEWHRYFEGLAKQNGAIRARQGPSFAPSSLFHARGVSKAVPPNGEVASLQDRVVQLVRAYRVRAHMVAAVDPLGMERAEQPELEPSFYGFSEEDMARRVSSDTIPGEGAHTIGEILQRLKNTYCRSVGVQFMHIDSLGVRRWLQERMETTENRVELSRQEQLRILSLLTDAVIFEQFIQRKFIGAKSFSLEGAESLIPLLALAIDKAGEQGLDEIVLGMAHRGRLNVLANIMGKSPKKIFREFEDPDPRLHLGRGDVKYHLGYSSDWTTESGHQVHLSLCFNPSHLEFINPVALGRVRAKQDRVGDKERERGMALLIHGDAAFAGQGVLQETFNMSQLEGYRTGGTLHVVINNQIGFTTSPSEGRSTTYATDVAKMLQSPIFHVNGEDPEAVAQVVRLAMDFRAEFKRDVVIDMYSYRRHGHNEGDEPAFTQPRLYQAIRRRVPVREGYLAHLLSLGGITREEADKIEVERKEHLEGELSAARSDDYRLEREEPAGVWKGYHGGLDGEAEEVATAVEAGRLSDLLGRLTHPPEDFKPNPKIARGFKGRLEMAAGERPLDWTAGETLAFATLLTEGYPIRMTGQDTQRGTFSQRHAVLHDVADGHPYTPLQHLDLEQAPLEIYNSPLSEIGVLGFEYGYSLDYPDALVAWEAQFGDFVNAGQVIVDQFIVSAEDKWRRLSGLVLLLPHGFEGQGPEHSSARLERFLMLAAEDNIQVANLTTPAQLFHLLRRQVLRKWRKPLVVMTPKSLLRHPRAVSPLSELAEGRFQRVIPDAQDAPVEGVRRILICTGKVYYELEKEREDLGRNDVAILRLEQLYPLPEEELRAALAPYRDGTPVFWVQEEPENMGAWRFLRVKFGSALGGRLPFSGISRPESASPATGSASSHKLEQAKLLGEAFGGLLEPQSSCAEPS; encoded by the coding sequence ATGAGCCTGGGCTTCGTCGAAGCCCTCTACGCCCAGTACCTGGACGACCCCGCCGGGGTCGAGCCCGAGTGGCATCGCTACTTCGAAGGACTCGCGAAGCAAAACGGCGCTATAAGGGCCCGGCAGGGGCCGAGCTTTGCGCCGAGCAGCCTCTTCCACGCCCGCGGCGTCTCCAAGGCCGTCCCCCCCAACGGCGAGGTGGCCTCGCTGCAAGACCGGGTGGTCCAGCTCGTGCGCGCCTACCGGGTGCGCGCCCACATGGTGGCGGCCGTCGATCCCCTCGGCATGGAGCGCGCCGAACAGCCCGAGCTCGAGCCCTCCTTTTACGGCTTTTCCGAAGAGGACATGGCGCGCCGCGTCTCCTCCGACACCATTCCCGGCGAGGGCGCGCACACCATCGGCGAGATCTTACAGCGCCTCAAGAACACCTACTGCCGCAGTGTCGGCGTGCAGTTTATGCACATCGACAGCCTCGGCGTGCGCCGCTGGCTGCAAGAGCGCATGGAGACGACCGAGAACCGCGTCGAGCTCAGCCGCCAGGAGCAGCTCAGGATCCTCTCGCTGCTGACCGACGCGGTCATCTTCGAGCAGTTTATCCAGCGCAAGTTCATCGGCGCCAAGAGCTTTTCGCTCGAGGGCGCCGAGAGCCTGATTCCGCTCCTGGCCCTGGCCATCGACAAGGCCGGCGAGCAGGGCCTCGACGAGATCGTCCTGGGCATGGCCCACCGCGGCCGCTTGAACGTCTTGGCCAACATCATGGGCAAGAGCCCCAAGAAGATCTTCCGGGAGTTCGAGGACCCCGATCCAAGGCTGCACCTGGGCCGCGGCGACGTCAAGTATCACCTGGGCTACTCGAGCGACTGGACCACCGAAAGCGGCCACCAGGTCCACCTCTCCTTGTGCTTCAACCCCTCGCACCTCGAGTTCATCAACCCCGTCGCCCTGGGCCGCGTCCGCGCCAAACAGGACCGCGTGGGCGACAAGGAGCGCGAGCGCGGCATGGCGCTCCTCATCCACGGCGACGCGGCCTTTGCCGGCCAGGGCGTCTTGCAGGAGACCTTCAACATGAGCCAGCTCGAAGGCTACCGCACCGGCGGCACCCTGCACGTGGTCATCAACAACCAGATCGGCTTCACCACCTCGCCCTCCGAGGGGCGTTCCACCACCTACGCCACCGACGTCGCCAAGATGCTCCAGAGCCCCATCTTCCACGTCAACGGCGAGGACCCCGAGGCGGTCGCCCAGGTGGTCAGATTGGCGATGGACTTCAGGGCGGAGTTCAAGCGCGACGTGGTCATCGACATGTACAGCTACCGCCGCCACGGCCACAACGAGGGCGACGAGCCGGCCTTTACTCAGCCCAGGCTCTACCAGGCCATCCGCCGGCGCGTGCCGGTGCGCGAGGGCTATCTGGCGCACCTGCTTTCTCTCGGCGGCATCACCCGCGAGGAGGCCGACAAGATCGAGGTCGAGCGCAAGGAGCACCTGGAAGGTGAGCTCTCGGCGGCCCGCAGCGACGACTACCGGCTCGAGCGCGAAGAGCCCGCCGGGGTCTGGAAGGGCTACCACGGCGGGCTCGACGGCGAGGCCGAGGAGGTCGCCACGGCCGTCGAAGCGGGGCGGCTTAGCGACCTGCTGGGGCGCCTGACGCACCCCCCCGAGGACTTCAAGCCCAACCCCAAGATCGCGCGCGGCTTCAAGGGGCGGCTCGAGATGGCCGCCGGCGAGCGCCCGCTCGACTGGACCGCGGGCGAGACGCTGGCCTTCGCCACCCTGCTCACCGAGGGCTACCCGATTCGCATGACCGGCCAGGACACCCAGCGCGGCACCTTCAGCCAGCGCCACGCCGTTTTGCACGACGTCGCGGACGGTCACCCCTACACGCCGCTCCAGCATCTGGACTTGGAGCAGGCGCCCTTGGAGATCTACAATTCCCCGCTCTCGGAGATCGGCGTGCTCGGCTTCGAGTACGGCTACTCGCTCGACTACCCCGACGCCCTGGTGGCCTGGGAGGCGCAGTTCGGCGACTTCGTCAACGCCGGCCAGGTGATCGTCGACCAGTTCATCGTCTCCGCCGAGGACAAGTGGCGCCGCCTCTCGGGGCTGGTCTTGCTCCTGCCCCACGGCTTCGAGGGCCAGGGGCCCGAGCACTCCTCGGCCAGGCTCGAGCGCTTTTTGATGCTCGCCGCCGAGGACAACATCCAGGTCGCCAATCTGACCACCCCGGCGCAGCTCTTCCACCTGCTGCGCCGCCAGGTCCTGCGCAAGTGGCGCAAGCCGCTGGTGGTGATGACGCCCAAAAGCCTCCTGCGCCACCCGCGCGCGGTCTCGCCCTTGAGCGAGCTGGCGGAGGGCCGCTTTCAGCGGGTGATCCCCGACGCCCAAGACGCGCCCGTCGAGGGGGTCCGGCGCATCCTCATCTGCACCGGCAAGGTCTACTACGAGCTCGAGAAGGAGCGCGAGGACTTGGGCCGCAACGACGTGGCGATCCTCCGGCTCGAGCAGCTCTACCCGCTGCCCGAGGAGGAACTGCGCGCCGCGCTCGCGCCCTACCGGGACGGCACCCCGGTCTTTTGGGTCCAGGAGGAGCCCGAGAACATGGGCGCCTGGCGCTTTTTGCGCGTCAAGTTCGGCAGCGCGCTCGGGGGCCGTCTGCCCTTTAGCGGCATCAGCCGGCCCGAGTCGGCCAGCCCCGCCACGGGCTCGGCCAGCTCGCACAAGCTCGAGCAGGCGAAGCTTCTGGGCGAAGCCTTTGGGGGCCTCTTGGAGCCGCAAAGTAGCTGTGCAGAGCCGTCATGA